In the Corythoichthys intestinalis isolate RoL2023-P3 chromosome 18, ASM3026506v1, whole genome shotgun sequence genome, AGTCAATCATGAGACAGAAAAGTTACTTTCAAGGAGGAATCAAATTGATGCAGATGAAGAAAGACTAGCCACTGAGAAAGAGAAGATGGAGCAACTGCGATCTGAGATGAAAGCATGGGAGGAAAACTCAAAAACCAACGTTCAGTCAGTTGAAATCCTGAAGGCCAATCTCCAATCTGTTCAAATCTTGAAGGCCAATCTGCGGGACCTGAAACAGAAGTTACTTGGAAGCACCTCCCAAAAATTGGTCGAATTAGAAGCCCACGAAATAGGcacacaaaaaacaaggctTACTCTGAAGAGAAAGCTCGCAGATTTTGAAGAAACGGCagacaaaatacacaacaaaaacaaaccgtTGCAGGGAGAAATGATCAAACTGCAGGGTCTGCTGGCCAGCATGGTCAAACAAAGAGCAGAACTTGATGAGAAGCGGAGGGATGTTGATGCTGGTTCAGAAAGAGTCAATCATGAGACAGAAAAGTTACTTTCAAGGAAGAATCAAATTGATGCAGATGAAGAAAGACTAGCCACTGAGAAAGAGAAGATGGAGCAACTGCGATCTGAGATGAAAGCATGGGAGGAAAACTCAAAAACCAACATTCAGTCAGTTGAAATCCTGAAGGCCAATCTGCTTGACTTGAAGGAGAAGATACTTGGAAGCATTTCCAAAGAATCGGTCAAGTTAGAAGCCCACGAAatagacacacaaaaaacaaggctAACTCTGAAGAGCAAGCTCGCAGATTTTGAAGAAACAGCAGACAAAattcacaacaaaaacaaactgtTGCAGCGAGAAATGATCAAACTACAGGGTCTGCTGGCCAGCATGGTCAAACATACAGCAGAACTTGATGAGAAGAGGAGAGATGTTGATGCTGGTACAGAAAGAGTCAATCATGAGACAGAAAAGTTACTTTCAAGGAGGAATCAAATTGATGCAGATGAAGAAAGACTAGCCACTGAGAAAGAGAAGATGGAGCAACTGCGATCTGAGATGAAAGCATGGGAGGAAAACTCAAAAACCAACATTCAGTCAGTTGAAATCCTGAAGGCCAATCTCCAATCTGTTGAAATCTTGAAGGCCAAACTGTGGGACCTGAATGAGAAGATACTTGGAAGCATTTCCAAAGAATCGGTCAAATTAGAAGCCCACAAGATTGGCATAGAAAAGACAACGCTTTCCTTGAAGACCATGCTTACAGATGTCGAAGAAACAGCagacaaaatacacaacaaaaacaaactgtTGCAGGGAGAAATTATCAAACTACAGGGTCTGCTGTCCAACATTGTCAAACAAAGGGCAGAACTTGATGAGAAGAGGAGGGATTTTGATTCTTGTTCAGAAAGCGTAAATAATGGAACAGAAATCTTACTTTCGATGATAAATCATATTGATGGAGCTCATAGCATTTATCCAGAAAGTGGATATGCTCCAATTGTATCCCTTCGTGACAAAGTGGGTAAAGAAAAGAGACAAAGGCTTCTCACTCAGCCTGAATCATTGGCCTTTAGAGGTGTTTACATCGTAAATATCTCTGAAAAAGTATGGCTGCGAAAAATCTGGAAGGATACAAATATGGAAAAGAAGGGAATTAATCAGATGAAATGCACAGGCCGTGAGATGAAAAAACACTTGGAGAAACGGTTAAAAGTGGTTACTGGTTTTGTTCAAACATATTGGTTAGACAAGGCAAAGACATTTGTTgagaaaaaacattcaaatgaagaattttttcaaacttggcaaagtaattcggAGGAAAAGGataaaacaaagaagaaaaattgtTTGAACCATC is a window encoding:
- the LOC130906149 gene encoding uncharacterized protein LOC130906149, producing the protein MIKLQGLLASMVKQRAELDEKRRDVDAGSERVNHETEKLLSRKNQIDADEERLATEKEKMEQLRSEMKAWEENSKTNIQSVEILKANLLDLKEKILGSISKESVKLEAHEIDTQKTRLTLKSKLADFEETADKIHNKNKLLQREMIKLQGLLASMVKHTAELDEKRRDVDAGTERVNHETEKLLSRRNQIDADEERLATEKEKMEQLRSEMKAWEENSKTNIQSVEILKANLQSVEILKAKLWDLNEKILGSISKESVKLEAHKIGIEKTTLSLKTMLTDVEETADKIHNKNKLLQGEIIKLQGLLSNIVKQRAELDEKRRDFDSCSESVNNGTEILLSMINHIDGAHSIYPESGYAPIVSLRDKVGKEKRQRLLTQPESLAFRGVYIVNISEKVWLRKIWKDTNMEKKGINQMKCTGREMKKHLEKRLKVVTGFVQTYWLDKAKTFVEKKHSNEEFFQTWQSNSEEKDKTKKKNCLNHQKLKAEILCAIEALAFIKEKTTRALNTCELSQNNQLDK